Proteins found in one Geomonas subterranea genomic segment:
- a CDS encoding ABC transporter permease codes for MTRRRWLAHIVFRALNHRRGRTLLLLAVLTLASSLATALGIVSASMRARVAEETRKYGANLVIMPESERVEVGSGGLRFGAIGEPAYLNQDQVLAALAQSGVKGDYSFHLKGTLTLKGVEIPCEGVDFAQVRRLSPWWQIAGNWPRQGEVLAGSDLTPRYHIHTGDLFDFAGGKGTLQVRVAGVVTTGGEEDGTLFLDLKELQHQMGRPGQVSQVRLLVDPGKGNLKEQAALLQRFLPGAAVKELRQVGRTSEELLGKVQLLMLLVTAVVLVTAGSSVAGTMGTTVLERGKEIGLMKAMGGSRWDLLKIFSAEALLLGLGAGVGGFLLGSLIAQFVARSVFAADAAPRPEFFPVALGVSLLLALAGSVGPLLSVFRLDPVESLRGE; via the coding sequence ATGACCAGGCGCCGCTGGCTTGCCCATATCGTGTTCCGGGCCCTGAACCACCGCAGGGGGCGCACGCTGCTGCTCCTGGCGGTGCTCACCCTGGCCTCCAGCCTCGCCACCGCCCTGGGGATCGTCTCCGCTTCGATGCGGGCGCGGGTGGCCGAGGAAACCAGGAAGTACGGCGCCAACCTCGTCATCATGCCGGAAAGCGAGCGGGTCGAGGTGGGGAGCGGCGGCTTGCGCTTCGGCGCCATCGGGGAACCCGCATATTTGAACCAGGACCAGGTCCTTGCAGCCCTGGCGCAGAGCGGAGTGAAGGGGGATTATTCTTTCCACCTCAAGGGGACGCTCACCCTGAAGGGTGTGGAGATCCCGTGCGAAGGGGTGGATTTCGCCCAGGTCCGCCGGCTCTCGCCATGGTGGCAGATTGCCGGGAACTGGCCCAGGCAGGGTGAAGTGCTCGCAGGAAGCGACCTAACCCCGCGCTACCACATCCATACCGGTGATCTTTTCGACTTCGCCGGGGGGAAGGGGACGCTGCAGGTGCGGGTCGCCGGCGTCGTGACTACCGGCGGTGAAGAGGACGGTACGCTCTTCCTCGACCTGAAGGAACTGCAGCACCAGATGGGACGCCCGGGACAGGTGAGCCAGGTGCGGCTGCTGGTCGATCCCGGCAAGGGGAACCTGAAGGAGCAGGCGGCCTTGCTGCAGCGGTTCCTTCCCGGCGCGGCGGTTAAAGAGCTGCGCCAGGTGGGGCGGACCAGCGAGGAACTGCTGGGCAAAGTGCAGTTGTTGATGTTGCTGGTCACCGCCGTGGTGCTGGTGACCGCCGGGAGCAGCGTCGCGGGGACCATGGGGACCACGGTGCTGGAACGCGGCAAGGAAATCGGCCTGATGAAGGCGATGGGAGGCTCACGCTGGGACCTTTTGAAGATCTTCAGCGCGGAGGCGCTGCTTTTGGGGCTGGGCGCCGGCGTCGGCGGGTTCCTGTTGGGCAGCCTGATCGCCCAGTTCGTGGCCCGCTCGGTATTCGCGGCTGATGCGGCACCCCGCCCCGAGTTTTTCCCGGTCGCGCTGGGGGTGAGCCTGCTTTTGGCGCTGGCCGGGAGCGTCGGCCCGCTCCTCTCCGTATTCCGGCTCGATCCGGTGGAGAGCCTGCGCGGCGAATGA
- a CDS encoding cytochrome c biogenesis protein ResB — MFKSTLKYLGSLRCTIWLLVALIGVLSIGFFLPQRSLVGKVAYQKWQQASPVLAQIDRALDLTAIFTAPVTLVLWGFFFLNLLLVMKQRIPLVLAKVNVDPEKALERHGKAPFSYSLELSDVELEGVPAALAAQGYQVHGNAGRFFAIKNRRSPLATLVFHLSFFLLLVGALVLFYSRFTGFVDVAEHEPFLGELPRYNASPKLPRSGGGAPEVKFLVESVRPEVSQGVATGIKIVLRDEAGATHQVDINEPYKTGYTSVLFNDLGISPLFVLQDASGREIDGAYVKLDVLKGKRDHFKMRGYEVAALYYPDHVVVDGKDSSRSDEFKNPAFHLEVAREGVPVASGTVHPGEAVLLDNGLRLGFKEQNFWVRLLVTKEYGREFIYAGFVLALIALVWRLVYYRREITGVVRDIEGGKVLELTARGDFYQALAKDEFDRAVAALTRRTE; from the coding sequence ATGTTTAAAAGCACGCTCAAATATCTAGGCTCGCTGCGCTGCACCATCTGGCTGCTCGTCGCGCTGATAGGCGTCCTCTCCATCGGCTTTTTCCTGCCGCAGCGCTCGCTCGTCGGCAAGGTGGCCTACCAGAAGTGGCAGCAGGCCTCACCGGTTCTGGCGCAGATCGACCGCGCGCTCGACCTGACCGCAATTTTCACCGCGCCAGTCACCCTGGTGCTCTGGGGCTTTTTCTTCCTGAACCTGTTGCTGGTGATGAAGCAGCGCATACCGCTGGTGCTCGCCAAGGTGAACGTGGATCCCGAAAAGGCGCTGGAGCGTCACGGCAAAGCCCCCTTCAGCTACAGCCTGGAGCTGTCCGACGTTGAGCTTGAGGGCGTTCCCGCCGCGCTTGCCGCCCAGGGATACCAGGTGCATGGCAACGCCGGGCGTTTCTTCGCGATCAAGAACCGCCGCTCCCCGCTGGCGACGCTCGTTTTCCACCTGAGTTTTTTCCTGCTGCTCGTCGGCGCGCTGGTGCTTTTCTACAGCCGCTTTACCGGCTTTGTGGACGTCGCCGAGCACGAGCCCTTCCTGGGGGAGTTGCCCCGCTACAATGCGTCCCCGAAGCTCCCCAGGTCCGGAGGAGGGGCGCCCGAGGTCAAGTTCCTGGTCGAGTCGGTGCGCCCGGAGGTGTCGCAGGGGGTGGCCACCGGCATCAAGATCGTGCTCAGGGACGAGGCCGGCGCGACGCACCAGGTCGACATCAACGAGCCCTACAAGACCGGCTACACCTCGGTCCTCTTCAACGACCTCGGCATCTCTCCGCTTTTCGTGCTGCAGGACGCATCCGGGCGCGAGATCGACGGTGCCTACGTCAAGCTGGACGTACTCAAGGGAAAACGGGACCACTTCAAGATGCGCGGCTACGAAGTCGCAGCCTTGTACTACCCGGACCACGTGGTGGTCGACGGGAAGGACTCCAGCCGCAGCGATGAGTTCAAGAACCCGGCTTTCCACCTGGAGGTCGCCAGGGAAGGGGTCCCGGTCGCATCGGGGACGGTGCACCCGGGCGAGGCGGTGCTGCTCGACAACGGTCTGCGCCTGGGCTTCAAGGAGCAGAACTTCTGGGTGCGGCTTTTGGTCACCAAGGAGTACGGCCGTGAGTTCATCTATGCCGGTTTCGTGCTGGCGCTCATCGCCCTCGTCTGGCGCCTGGTCTACTACCGCCGGGAAATCACCGGCGTGGTGCGGGATATCGAAGGCGGCAAGGTTCTCGAGCTTACTGCGCGGGGTGATTTCTACCAGGCGCTCGCCAAAGACGAGTTCGACCGGGCGGTGGCGGCACTGACTCGGCGCACTGAGTAG
- a CDS encoding HsmA family protein — protein MPSPQGSGPMLAVAIFWMTLALIFYTWAVFSGRREGLRAKHLAIFGIGLFCDWLGTHQMNLYAQAFGKAPELHNLTGLVSLLGMAFHFLLALAATLAGRAEAVNHLFHRVSLTIYSCWLVAFCSGAFSGMMRLHR, from the coding sequence ATGCCGTCGCCGCAGGGTTCAGGACCCATGCTCGCCGTCGCCATCTTCTGGATGACGCTGGCGCTTATCTTCTACACCTGGGCCGTGTTCAGCGGCCGCCGGGAAGGGCTGCGCGCCAAGCACCTGGCCATCTTCGGCATCGGCCTTTTCTGCGACTGGCTGGGGACCCACCAGATGAACCTGTACGCGCAGGCCTTCGGCAAGGCGCCGGAGCTGCACAACCTGACCGGGCTCGTGTCGCTATTGGGGATGGCCTTTCATTTCCTGCTGGCCCTCGCGGCCACGCTGGCCGGGCGGGCGGAGGCGGTGAACCACCTGTTCCACCGGGTCAGCCTCACCATATACAGCTGCTGGCTGGTCGCCTTCTGCAGCGGCGCCTTCTCCGGGATGATGAGGCTGCACCGGTAA
- a CDS encoding DUF2318 domain-containing protein, which produces MLTTLKVIPQLVCWALLVPVLSRSLSGTATAVAAAAGFVAGVAGENLLLAYAGGELPFRPLRGVCGVIFLLLWGASVWALYRGGSTRSEAEAEATASAPLAACAVAVCTGVLAGALTLCRLAPLDGGAVRLAPYLTLAVAGAVLAVGASFPARYLSRRVVPQGIPLAALVVSVLMFMACSVQRLDIFSPLSMEVMKFVHDFVHQFFESMLIPDHPFFRSDVWGYIGLLFSDKVGFWGGLVLWYLPVLLIALALRLRRLPSVAHIRQGAERRKLLAAFIRERRLRLAAPLLALVFLTAAAYQSRFPATEYWDPKPIEVTATPAGQIVIPKKGEVELEDGKLHKFSYRQGSREARFFVMLTPAGQLVTTLDACAICQPEGYGQAGNAVICYYCRTLIPLETIGKPGGCNPVPIPCSVKGDAVAIDAMTLLNTWESTVQVTSHGKGMGK; this is translated from the coding sequence TTGCTGACCACTCTGAAGGTGATACCCCAGCTGGTCTGCTGGGCGCTTCTCGTGCCGGTCCTGAGCCGCAGCCTTTCGGGAACGGCGACCGCCGTCGCGGCCGCTGCGGGTTTCGTCGCCGGTGTTGCCGGCGAGAACCTCCTGCTCGCCTACGCCGGCGGGGAACTCCCCTTCCGTCCCCTGCGCGGCGTCTGCGGCGTCATCTTCCTGCTGCTTTGGGGCGCCTCGGTGTGGGCCCTGTACCGCGGAGGCTCTACCCGGTCCGAGGCCGAGGCCGAGGCGACCGCTTCCGCTCCTCTTGCGGCCTGCGCAGTTGCGGTCTGCACCGGCGTTCTGGCCGGAGCACTCACGCTCTGCCGTCTGGCGCCGCTGGACGGTGGCGCGGTGCGGCTCGCCCCCTACCTGACGCTCGCCGTTGCCGGCGCCGTGCTGGCCGTGGGCGCGTCCTTCCCAGCGCGATACCTGTCGCGGCGGGTTGTCCCGCAGGGGATCCCGCTGGCGGCGCTGGTCGTATCGGTTCTCATGTTCATGGCCTGCTCGGTGCAGCGGCTCGACATCTTCTCCCCCCTATCCATGGAGGTGATGAAGTTCGTGCACGACTTCGTGCACCAGTTCTTCGAGTCGATGCTGATCCCGGACCATCCCTTCTTCCGCAGCGACGTCTGGGGGTACATCGGCCTTCTCTTCAGCGACAAGGTGGGCTTTTGGGGCGGCCTGGTGCTCTGGTACCTCCCGGTGCTCCTCATCGCGCTGGCGCTCAGGCTGCGGCGGCTACCGTCGGTTGCCCATATCCGTCAGGGGGCGGAGCGCCGCAAGCTGCTGGCGGCCTTCATCCGCGAGCGCCGTCTGCGCCTTGCGGCACCGCTGCTCGCCCTGGTCTTCCTCACCGCCGCCGCCTACCAAAGCAGGTTTCCCGCCACGGAATACTGGGATCCCAAGCCGATAGAGGTCACCGCGACCCCGGCGGGACAGATCGTGATCCCGAAGAAAGGTGAGGTGGAACTGGAGGACGGCAAGCTGCACAAGTTCAGCTATCGCCAGGGGAGCCGCGAGGCGCGCTTCTTCGTGATGCTCACCCCGGCAGGGCAACTGGTCACCACCCTGGACGCCTGCGCCATCTGCCAGCCGGAAGGGTACGGCCAGGCCGGCAACGCGGTGATCTGCTACTACTGCCGCACCCTGATTCCGCTGGAGACGATAGGGAAGCCCGGCGGATGCAACCCGGTCCCGATTCCGTGTTCCGTGAAAGGCGACGCGGTAGCCATCGACGCCATGACTCTCCTCAACACCTGGGAATCGACCGTGCAGGTCACCAGCCACGGCAAGGGGATGGGCAAATGA
- the ccsA gene encoding cytochrome c biogenesis protein CcsA translates to MAYYEAICFWLSLVIYALSAGGYIYALVFRNEKVVPKLLVLIGTGLLVHTGAVAARYFAQGHFPWSTDYENGLMGGWFIIASTLFVAWRQKSLRVFAVATVPTTMLIMGYGVMRNPTLAPMAATLKSFWLAIHVFFAWLSFGAYALAMAAGVIYLLKERAAKQRGQAPAEPVPERFADLPPERLDDLMFKYLVFGFITNAIMIAAGSIWAKDLWGAYWSWDPVETWSLISWLMYGAAIHLRVTMGWRGTRFSWLMIGALLTVIINFFGVSILMKSSVHVFKMS, encoded by the coding sequence TTGGCCTACTACGAAGCAATATGTTTCTGGCTCTCCCTGGTGATCTACGCCCTGTCCGCGGGGGGGTACATCTACGCCCTCGTCTTCCGGAACGAGAAGGTGGTGCCCAAGCTGCTGGTCCTGATCGGAACCGGCCTCCTGGTCCATACCGGCGCCGTGGCCGCCCGTTACTTCGCGCAGGGACACTTCCCCTGGAGCACGGACTACGAGAACGGCCTGATGGGGGGATGGTTCATCATCGCCTCAACCCTCTTCGTCGCCTGGCGTCAAAAGTCGCTGCGGGTCTTCGCGGTGGCCACCGTCCCCACCACGATGCTGATCATGGGGTACGGCGTGATGCGCAACCCGACCCTCGCCCCCATGGCGGCCACCTTGAAGTCCTTCTGGCTCGCCATCCACGTCTTCTTCGCCTGGCTCTCCTTCGGCGCCTACGCCCTCGCCATGGCGGCCGGGGTGATCTACCTCCTGAAGGAGCGCGCCGCGAAGCAAAGGGGACAGGCACCCGCGGAGCCAGTCCCCGAGCGCTTTGCCGATCTCCCGCCGGAGCGGCTCGACGACCTGATGTTCAAGTACCTGGTCTTTGGCTTCATCACCAACGCCATCATGATCGCCGCCGGCTCCATTTGGGCCAAGGACCTCTGGGGCGCCTACTGGAGCTGGGACCCGGTGGAAACCTGGTCGCTCATCTCCTGGCTCATGTACGGCGCCGCCATCCACCTCCGGGTCACCATGGGGTGGCGCGGTACCCGCTTCTCCTGGCTCATGATCGGAGCGCTGCTCACCGTCATCATCAACTTCTTCGGCGTCTCCATCCTGATGAAGAGCTCGGTGCACGTCTTCAAGATGTCCTGA
- a CDS encoding ABC transporter ATP-binding protein — translation MAAAIIETSGLTRSYGDICALKPLDLSVPEGEWLTVMGHSGSGKSTLLNLLGGLDRPSGGSIRVRGTDLATLTEDGLARFRRDSVGIIFQQHHLIPYLTAVENVMMSQYFHSVPDEAEARHALERVGLGHRLKNRPGELSGGEQQRVCIARAIINSPRLLLGDEPTGNLDHKSTMMVMELLRELRDEERFSIVMVTHNQEVAAWGERTIHMDDGCLVREERTKGC, via the coding sequence ATGGCTGCTGCCATCATAGAAACATCCGGACTTACCAGAAGCTACGGCGATATCTGCGCGCTGAAGCCCCTGGACCTCTCCGTCCCCGAGGGGGAGTGGCTTACGGTGATGGGGCACTCGGGCTCCGGGAAAAGCACGCTCCTTAACCTCCTGGGAGGGCTCGACCGCCCAAGCGGCGGCTCCATCCGGGTGCGCGGCACCGACCTCGCCACCCTCACCGAGGACGGCCTCGCGCGCTTTCGGCGGGATTCGGTCGGCATCATCTTTCAGCAGCACCACCTGATCCCGTACCTGACTGCGGTCGAGAACGTGATGATGTCGCAGTACTTCCACAGCGTCCCCGACGAGGCCGAGGCGCGGCACGCCCTGGAACGGGTGGGGCTCGGACACCGGCTCAAGAACCGCCCCGGCGAACTTTCCGGAGGCGAGCAGCAGCGGGTCTGCATCGCGCGCGCCATCATCAACTCCCCGAGGCTCCTCCTGGGCGACGAGCCGACCGGCAACCTCGACCACAAGAGCACCATGATGGTGATGGAGCTTCTGCGCGAGCTGCGTGACGAGGAGCGCTTCAGCATCGTCATGGTCACCCACAACCAGGAAGTCGCCGCATGGGGCGAAAGGACCATCCACATGGACGACGGTTGCCTGGTACGCGAAGAAAGGACGAAAGGTTGCTGA
- a CDS encoding B12-binding domain-containing radical SAM protein, translating into MKLILISPPFGEKGQKSKGLPIAPPVLEYLAGLTLQVRPDVEVRLIDANKEVFDPDQLDADLIGFTVLTPQAPWVYRVSDRLRSQGKQVLLGGIHVTALPDEAARHADAIVLGEAEEIWRGLLDDAEKRRMKPVYQGGFPELKGLPHPVTNLWNTNYVYGYFQTSRGCPHRCTFCSVHEFFGGKVRVRPIDEVVTEIAASKRRLFWGIDDNVWGVNMNYTIELYREMGKNLRGKSWFGSGDLVSVDHPRSAELLKNARSAGLTAVLVGWESNNIGSLEEYKATNKQGRQRRDAIKKIRDAGIEVMLFMMIGGRQDRPGDYEGILKLCDELKVSAHPVMTTPFPGTELYKIYEPYLIPGHDWDSFDGNHAVFSHDDPAMSVEFREDAIVKLRAELFTIPRILSRIPQVGWRGFPMSHITSWMIQYPQGRAFKQFAREREELKAKGVL; encoded by the coding sequence ATGAAACTCATTCTAATCTCCCCCCCGTTCGGCGAAAAGGGGCAAAAATCGAAGGGGCTCCCCATCGCCCCCCCCGTGCTGGAGTACCTGGCCGGGCTGACGCTCCAGGTCCGCCCGGACGTCGAGGTGCGGCTCATCGACGCCAACAAGGAGGTGTTCGACCCGGACCAGCTCGATGCGGACCTGATCGGCTTCACGGTGCTCACGCCGCAGGCGCCTTGGGTGTACCGGGTGTCGGACCGGCTGCGCAGCCAGGGGAAACAGGTCCTCCTGGGTGGCATCCACGTCACCGCGCTCCCGGACGAGGCGGCGCGGCACGCGGACGCCATCGTGCTGGGTGAAGCGGAGGAGATCTGGCGCGGACTTCTGGATGACGCCGAAAAACGCCGCATGAAACCGGTCTACCAGGGGGGCTTCCCGGAACTGAAGGGGCTGCCGCACCCGGTGACCAACCTCTGGAACACCAACTACGTCTACGGCTACTTCCAGACCTCGCGCGGCTGCCCGCACCGCTGCACCTTCTGCTCGGTGCACGAGTTCTTCGGCGGCAAGGTGCGCGTGCGCCCCATCGACGAGGTGGTCACCGAGATCGCGGCCAGCAAGAGGCGGCTTTTCTGGGGCATCGACGACAATGTCTGGGGCGTCAACATGAACTACACCATCGAGCTCTACCGCGAGATGGGCAAGAACCTGCGGGGGAAATCGTGGTTCGGTTCCGGCGACCTGGTCTCGGTGGACCATCCCCGCTCCGCGGAACTTCTGAAGAATGCTCGCAGCGCCGGGCTCACCGCCGTCCTGGTCGGGTGGGAGTCGAACAACATCGGCAGCCTGGAGGAGTATAAGGCGACCAACAAGCAGGGGCGGCAGCGCCGCGACGCCATCAAGAAGATCCGCGATGCCGGCATCGAGGTCATGCTCTTCATGATGATCGGCGGGCGCCAGGACCGCCCCGGGGACTACGAGGGGATCCTGAAGCTCTGCGACGAGTTGAAGGTGTCGGCGCACCCGGTGATGACCACTCCCTTCCCGGGGACGGAACTGTACAAGATCTACGAACCGTACCTGATCCCGGGGCACGACTGGGACTCCTTCGACGGCAACCACGCGGTCTTTTCCCACGACGATCCGGCCATGAGCGTGGAGTTCCGCGAGGACGCCATCGTCAAGCTGCGCGCCGAGCTGTTCACCATCCCGCGCATCCTGTCGCGCATCCCGCAGGTGGGGTGGCGAGGCTTCCCCATGTCGCACATCACCTCCTGGATGATCCAGTACCCGCAGGGGAGGGCCTTCAAGCAGTTCGCCCGCGAACGGGAAGAACTGAAGGCGAAGGGAGTCCTGTAA
- a CDS encoding ABC transporter permease, translating into MGSAVATAFLGISGELSHKMALELRSYGANIVLEPAAGEAGALKSDDLPKIKTIFWKHNIVGFAPYLFGQVDFSSAAGRQRGVLAGTWFGRPLQVPGEPDSIQGVKVTAPWWELEGRWPETPDEAVIGAALAKRLKLAPGSDIAAAAAGKNRTFRIVGVASTGGFEEEQLFAPLAEVQALLNKPGQLSRVLVSALTVPMDDFGRKDPSRMTREEYEKWYCTAYVTSVAKGVEEVMGGSRAKPIWQIASAEGALLKKLESLMLLLTLLALFSAACAVSSSLMASMAKRSPEIALMKTMGADRFQIAAIFLGETLIIALLGGLAGYLAGDRLAVVISRTVFDSTVTSPLWLFPTAIGAALVVALAGSAAPLKRALAIEPVRVLKG; encoded by the coding sequence ATGGGCTCGGCCGTCGCCACGGCCTTTCTCGGCATCTCCGGGGAACTGTCGCACAAGATGGCGCTGGAGCTAAGAAGCTACGGCGCCAACATCGTGCTGGAGCCGGCGGCGGGGGAGGCGGGGGCGCTCAAGTCGGACGACCTCCCCAAGATCAAGACCATCTTCTGGAAACACAACATCGTCGGCTTCGCCCCGTATCTCTTCGGGCAGGTCGATTTCTCTTCGGCCGCGGGACGGCAGCGCGGCGTGCTGGCGGGGACCTGGTTCGGCAGGCCGCTGCAGGTGCCGGGAGAGCCCGACTCGATCCAGGGGGTCAAGGTGACCGCACCCTGGTGGGAACTCGAAGGGCGCTGGCCGGAGACCCCGGACGAGGCGGTGATCGGCGCGGCCCTTGCCAAACGGCTCAAGCTCGCGCCGGGAAGCGACATCGCGGCGGCGGCCGCCGGCAAAAATCGCACCTTCCGGATCGTCGGGGTCGCCTCGACAGGTGGCTTCGAGGAGGAACAGCTCTTCGCGCCGCTGGCCGAGGTGCAGGCTCTCTTGAACAAGCCGGGGCAGCTCTCGCGCGTGTTGGTGAGCGCCCTTACCGTCCCCATGGATGACTTCGGCCGCAAGGACCCCTCCCGGATGACACGCGAGGAGTACGAGAAGTGGTACTGCACCGCCTACGTCACCTCGGTGGCCAAGGGGGTGGAGGAGGTGATGGGGGGGAGCCGCGCCAAGCCGATCTGGCAGATCGCCAGCGCCGAGGGAGCGCTCCTCAAGAAGCTGGAAAGTCTCATGCTCCTTTTGACCCTGCTGGCGCTCTTTTCCGCCGCCTGCGCAGTCTCCTCGAGCCTGATGGCGTCCATGGCCAAGAGAAGCCCCGAGATCGCCCTGATGAAGACCATGGGGGCGGACCGGTTCCAGATCGCCGCGATCTTTTTGGGCGAGACCCTCATCATCGCCCTGCTGGGCGGGCTCGCCGGGTATCTCGCCGGGGACCGGCTCGCGGTCGTGATCAGCCGCACCGTCTTCGATTCCACCGTCACCTCGCCGCTGTGGCTCTTCCCCACCGCCATCGGCGCCGCCCTCGTGGTGGCCCTGGCCGGGAGCGCGGCGCCGCTGAAAAGGGCGCTCGCCATAGAGCCGGTGCGGGTGCTGAAGGGGTAA
- a CDS encoding B12-binding domain-containing radical SAM protein, whose protein sequence is MKIIYIFPPLGHAGEQVRSMPLMPPVLEYLAGLTSSIRPDAEIRLINANVERFSVDDLSADIVGISILTHQSSWAYRTADRLRARGVKVMLGGPHPSVLPDEAKQHADSVVVGEAESVLATVLDDVQRGELQPFYHGQLLPVDGAPFPRRDLAPGYVFRSFFTSRGCPYDCKFCATPELHGSHVRYRPIPEVIKDLGSCNHKMWFCTDADSWGPNVPRYTELFREMSTSLPGIRWVGETSIASVQHQMGEEMLNWARRSGLMQVWIGWESFSEATLREYGATAKMLDERQDALKKIRDNGIDVVLFIMLGSRNESLDEYQRVLELCDRLAITPHPVMVVPYPGTAMYEELRQDTLHFGEWDYYDGMHSILTQNGGDNLGHEEALKQLWVDSFTWPRILARLRALPLKGFPSAHIASGIVQAALRKAFREYVERKG, encoded by the coding sequence ATGAAGATCATCTACATCTTTCCCCCCCTGGGGCACGCGGGCGAGCAGGTCAGGAGCATGCCTCTCATGCCGCCGGTCCTGGAGTATCTTGCCGGCCTCACCTCCAGCATCCGTCCCGATGCCGAAATCCGTCTCATCAACGCCAACGTCGAGCGCTTCTCCGTGGACGACCTCTCGGCGGACATCGTCGGCATCAGCATCCTGACCCATCAGTCCTCCTGGGCCTACCGGACCGCCGACCGCCTGCGGGCGCGCGGCGTCAAGGTGATGCTCGGCGGGCCTCACCCGTCGGTGCTGCCGGACGAGGCCAAACAGCACGCGGACAGCGTGGTGGTGGGGGAGGCGGAGAGCGTGCTGGCAACGGTTCTGGACGACGTTCAGCGCGGCGAGTTGCAGCCCTTCTACCACGGTCAACTCCTCCCGGTGGACGGCGCCCCCTTCCCGCGGCGCGACCTGGCTCCCGGATACGTGTTCCGTTCCTTCTTCACCTCCCGGGGGTGCCCCTACGATTGCAAGTTCTGCGCGACGCCGGAGCTGCACGGCAGCCACGTGCGCTACCGCCCCATCCCCGAGGTGATTAAGGACCTCGGCAGCTGCAACCACAAGATGTGGTTCTGCACCGACGCCGACAGCTGGGGACCGAACGTGCCGCGCTACACCGAGCTGTTCCGCGAGATGTCCACGTCGCTACCGGGCATCCGCTGGGTAGGGGAGACCAGCATCGCCTCCGTTCAGCACCAGATGGGGGAGGAGATGCTCAACTGGGCGCGGCGCTCGGGGCTGATGCAGGTCTGGATCGGATGGGAGAGCTTCTCCGAGGCGACCCTCCGCGAGTACGGCGCCACTGCCAAGATGCTCGACGAGCGCCAGGACGCACTGAAGAAGATCCGGGACAACGGCATCGACGTGGTGCTCTTCATCATGCTCGGCTCCAGGAACGAGTCCCTGGACGAGTACCAGCGGGTGTTGGAGTTGTGCGACCGGCTCGCGATCACGCCGCACCCCGTCATGGTGGTTCCCTATCCCGGTACGGCCATGTACGAGGAACTGAGGCAGGACACCCTCCACTTCGGGGAGTGGGATTACTACGACGGCATGCACTCCATCCTGACCCAGAACGGGGGGGACAACCTCGGGCACGAGGAGGCCCTGAAGCAGCTCTGGGTCGACTCCTTCACGTGGCCCCGCATTCTCGCCAGGCTGAGGGCGCTCCCCCTGAAGGGGTTCCCCAGCGCCCACATCGCCTCTGGCATCGTGCAGGCGGCGCTACGGAAGGCGTTCCGGGAGTACGTGGAGCGCAAAGGCTAG